The sequence below is a genomic window from Amycolatopsis sulphurea.
GGCGTGGTCGCCTGCCGCGGCATCTCCGGCGAGCCTGCCGTCGTCGTCCATCAGCCTGGGTACCGCCGGTAGCGCAGCAGCACGGCGCTGTCCTCGACGAGAACCGACGCCAGCTCCAGCCCTTGCGGCGGGACGACCGCCGGGCCGGCCGCGATCCGTCTGGCACCGCCGCCGGCGAGTATCGGCGCGACGGTGAGGCACAGCTGGTCGACGAGACCGGCAGCGGCGAGCGAAGCGAACAACCGTGGCCCGCCTTCGCAATCGATGCGCCGTAGACCGCGTTCGGAGAGCAGGGCGAGCGCCCGCTTCAGGTCCACGTCGTCCTCTCCGCAGATGAGGACTTCGGCGCCTGCGCGAGTGAGCACGGCCGTGTCGGCACGGGCGGTGGTGAGCACGATCGGCGGCACACGCGTGTCGGTGAACAGCGGCGCGGCCGGGTCGAGCGCGCCGCTGCGGGTGACCACTGCCACGGGCGGCACGGGGGAGCGGCCGAGGCGCTCGCGACGGGCGGCCCGGACGGGGTTCGTGCGCGCTCCTCGATAACCCTCCGCACCGGCCGTGCCCGCGCCGACGAGGATCACGTCGGCGAGGTCGCGGGCGAGCAGGAAAACCCGCTTGTCCGCGGGATTCGACAGCCCTGCGGACAGGTCGTCCACGGCGACCGCCCCGTCCGCCGACGCGACGAAGTTGACCTGGACGAACGGCCCCGGGCAGGCCGGCGGATAGCCGTAGATCCGTTCCAGGTCCACATCGGAGAGCGCGGGGCCGTCCCCGCGCCCTCCCGGTGATGGTGGCCACACGCTCCGCACAGCGACCATCCCAGCACGGCCCCGTCCCGGCCCCGACCGGGGGATATGCCTCGCCGCCGCGGGACGGCGGGCGGCGGCGCCCCGGACCGGCCCGGATAGGCTCCCCGACCATGCCCCCAGCTGCCCTGACCGACCGGTTTCCCGAGCTCGGGGCCGACGAACTGATCGAGTCCCTGGTGCCGCCGCCGCGGTTCGGCGAGGCCCGGTTCGGCACCTACCTGCCCAACCCGGACGAGCCCAGCCAGGTCGCCGCGGTCGAGGCGTGCTCGGCGTTCGCCGCGCGGATCGGCGAAGGCTCGGCCAAGAAGTCCCGGCTGCGTTCGCTGTTCGGTGGCGGTGCGGCGGCCCCGGCCGGGCCGATGGGCCTCTACCTCGACGGCGGTTTCGGGGTCGGCAAGACTCACCTGCTTGCCTCCACCTGGCACGAAGCTCCCGGCCCCAAGGCGTACGGCACTTTCGTGGAGCTGACCCACCTGGTCGGCGCGCTCGGTTTCGGCGAGGCCGTGCGGCGGTTGTCGGCGCACCGGCTGCTCGCGATCGACGAGTTCGAGCTGGACGACCCCGGTGACACCACGCTGGTCGGCCGGCTGCTGCAGGAGCTGACCGACGCCGGCGTGCACGTCGCCGCGACGTCGAACACGCTGCCGGACAAGCTGGGCGAAGGCCGGTTCGCCGCGGACGACTTCCTGCGCGAGATCCAGGCGCTGTCCCGGCGGTTCACCGTGGTCCGGGTGGACGGGCCGGATTACCGCCACCGCGGTCTGCCCGACGCTCCGCCGCCGGTCGGGGACGAGGAGCTGGCCGCGTCCGCGGCGGCGCACGAAGGGTCCACTTTGGACGAATTCGGCGCGCTGGCCGATCACTTGGCGCGGCTGCATCCGTCGCGGTACGGGAAGCTGCTGAACGGGGTGAGCCGGGTGCACCTCGCGCGGGTGACCCCGGCGCCGGACCAGAACGTGGGGCTGCGCCTGGTCGCCTTCGCCGACCGGCTCTACGACCGGGCGATCCCGGTGGTGGTGTCCGGGGTGCCGCTGCCCGAACTGTTCGGCGAGGAGATGGTCAACGGCGGCTACCGCAAGAAGTACCTGCGTGCCGTCAGCCGGTTGACGGCGCTGGCACGCGACGCGGTATCAGCACCGCCCGCAGCCCGGTGACCACGGCCGTCGCGAAGCAGACCCCGCCCGCCACGTCGGTGAGGTAGTGGTAGCCGAGGCCGACCAGCCCGATCGTCGCGCAGCCCAGCAGCAGGATCGCCGCGATCGCGGCGAGCACTTTCGGCCGGGCCAGCAGCACGAGCACCACGAGCACGGCGACC
It includes:
- the zapE gene encoding cell division protein ZapE, encoding MPPAALTDRFPELGADELIESLVPPPRFGEARFGTYLPNPDEPSQVAAVEACSAFAARIGEGSAKKSRLRSLFGGGAAAPAGPMGLYLDGGFGVGKTHLLASTWHEAPGPKAYGTFVELTHLVGALGFGEAVRRLSAHRLLAIDEFELDDPGDTTLVGRLLQELTDAGVHVAATSNTLPDKLGEGRFAADDFLREIQALSRRFTVVRVDGPDYRHRGLPDAPPPVGDEELAASAAAHEGSTLDEFGALADHLARLHPSRYGKLLNGVSRVHLARVTPAPDQNVGLRLVAFADRLYDRAIPVVVSGVPLPELFGEEMVNGGYRKKYLRAVSRLTALARDAVSAPPAAR
- a CDS encoding pyrimidine reductase family protein, which gives rise to MVAVRSVWPPSPGGRGDGPALSDVDLERIYGYPPACPGPFVQVNFVASADGAVAVDDLSAGLSNPADKRVFLLARDLADVILVGAGTAGAEGYRGARTNPVRAARRERLGRSPVPPVAVVTRSGALDPAAPLFTDTRVPPIVLTTARADTAVLTRAGAEVLICGEDDVDLKRALALLSERGLRRIDCEGGPRLFASLAAAGLVDQLCLTVAPILAGGGARRIAAGPAVVPPQGLELASVLVEDSAVLLRYRRYPG